Genomic segment of Motacilla alba alba isolate MOTALB_02 chromosome 26, Motacilla_alba_V1.0_pri, whole genome shotgun sequence:
GAACCAGGGGTTCTTGCACCTCTCTGCTccacaggaatattttcagcCCAGGCAGAGAGGGAGTTGCAGCTGCCTAACGCAGGGTTAGTGTGACAGGTGACAAGCTGCCCTGGTGTTGGGGACTGCTGGAGAAGGCTCACCCAGCCCCCCAGCcaggggcagaggagctggagctcaggagaAACAGGGAAGGGGACAACAGGACATCAGAGAGGAGCCGtggagctctgtgctcctgcagagcctcccagagggatggagcccggctggggctggaacagctcccagcagagcccacctGGGCatggccaggggctgctgagcctgCCGGGGGACCCCAACCTGACGGTGCTGCACACCCGGGACGAggagctggccaaggctgaggtCGGGGTGCTGGGCACCATCCTGGCCGTGGCCACCGTGGGCAACCTGGGCGTGCTGCTGGCCATGTACCGgctgaggaggaagatgagCCGCATGCACCTCTTCATCCTGCACCTGGGGCTCAGCGACCTGGGCGTGGCCGTGTTCCAGGTGCTGCCGCAGCTCCTCTGGAAGGTCACCTACCGCTTCCTGGGGCCCGACCCCCTCTGCAGGGCCGTCAAGTACCTGCAGGTGCTCAGCATGTTCGCCTCCACCTACATGCTGCTGGTGATGACCCTGGACCGCTACCTGGCCGTGTGCCACCCGCTGCAGTcgctgcagcagcccagccgCCAGGCTTACGCCATGATCGGGGCCAcctggctgctcagctgcctgctcagcctgCCCCAGGTGTTCATCTTCTCGCTGCGGGAGGTGCGCCCGGGCTCGGGGGTGCTGGACTGCTGGGCGGATTTCGGGTACCCGTGGGGAGCGCGCGCCTACGTCACCTGGACCACGCTGTGCGTCTTCGTGCTGCCCGTGGGCGTCCTCAGCGTCTGCTACAGCCTCATCTGCCACGAGATCTGCAAGAACCTCAAGGGCAAGACCCAGAGCGGTGCCCCTGGCACGGGGGGAGCCGGGGCGGGTGCCCctggcggccccggccccgcggggaaGGGCGGGCAGCCCTCGCGGGTGAGCAGCGTGCGCACCATCTCCCGCGCCAAGATCCGCACGGTGAAGATGACCTTCGTCATCGTGGCCGCCTATGTCACCTGCTGGGCGCCCTTCTTCAGCGTGCAGATGTGGTCGGTGTGGGACCGGGACGCTCCCGATGATGGTGAGTGgggcacagagctctgggaacGCCAGGAGTGCAGCTGGGTCTTTAACAAATAAGAGCTGTCTGTCGTcttgtcatttaaaaataaaaatcacgGGGAAGGCTACAGGCTTCCTCCTCTGTAACACAGAAAATTCCCTCCCCTGtaaatgtataaaatacaaTACAGGTTTCCTCCTGtaaatgtataaaatacaatttccaGAGTCAGATCATTCCTTTCAGGAAAAAGCACTGAGAAGTGGCGATTTCTGGCCATCATCCACAGGGATGTGCAAAGACATCTCTGCCGTGTGTgtctttcctctcctccaggaATTTTCAGAGGTTTCAGAAGCGGATTTCTGAGTTCATATATTGAATTCTTTTCCCCTGTAAATCCACAGTAGCTTTCCTAACAGTAGAGGGGACTTCATCCAAGATTGAAAGTCCTCTGGGAGATGCTTtgggcagcagagaggctgaAGGAAAGCCCAGAAGCTGCTGGGTCTCACCTCTCAGAGGATGTGCTCCAGCACATAGGCACTGCAGAACCTGGAgggctctggctctgccagctTTCCATCCCCCAGGAATGCCAGCGGGACGGGAGTGTGAGCCAGGagagcccccagctcctgcccactgCCCACCCCgaccctgcccagcccctggggacGTTTCACCTCTCTCTCTTGCCTCGCCAGAGTCCACCAATGTGGCTTTCAGCATCACCATGCTGCTGgccagcctcagcagctgctgcaacCCCTGGATCTACCTGTTCTTCAGCGGGCACCTCCTGCAGGAcgccgggcgctgccggggctgctggggccgcccccgggccgggctgcgcAGACCCAACTCCACGGGGagcctgtgcagcaggaaaaccacGATCCTGAGCCACAGCCACCAGGCCGGGGTGCCCCTGCACGGGGACAGCGCCAGGGAGCTGTACCCGCCCTGCGACGAGGCCGTGACGGAGTCGGGCACGCTCTAGGCTGAGGCGGTGGCAGGTGCGACACCACCAGGTGCGACACCGCCAGGTGCGACACCTCCCGCTGTCGCTGCAGAGCGCGGCTCTCCCCAGCGGGTGGCACCGCGTTTTGCTGAAATCGGAACGTTTCACCCAGAAACGTCCTCGCTGCCGGGGGATGGACAGAGCCCCTCCGGCCGCTGCCGGACCGCAGCATCCACCCCTACCCGTGCTTGGGGAAACCTCTGGCTGCTCTCCCCGGGGAGGGATCCTGCAACCTCCGGGGAGGAATCCTCCATCCTTCGGGATCAGGGGATCCTGCAACCTCCGCGGAGGGATCCTGCAACCTCCGGGAAGGGATCCTGCAATCTTCGGGATCAGGGGATCCTGCAACCTCCAGGAAGGGATCCTGCAACCTCCGGGAAGGGATCCTGCCACCTCCGCAGAGGGATCCTGCATCCTTCGGGATCAGGAGATCCTGCAACCTTCAGGAATgggttgggtgggaagggactttATGCCCATGCCattccccctgccatggcagggacaccttccactgtcccaggctgctccaagccccgtccagcctggccttggacactgccagggatcctgCATCCTTCGGGATCAGGGGATCCTGCATCCTTCGGGATCAGGGGATGCTGCATCCTTCGGGATCAGGGGATGCTGCATCCTTCAGAATCAGGGGATGCTGcatccccaaaatcctcctGGAGGGGCCGGGGTTTTGCGTTCCCAGCTGCCAGCGAAGCAGCCGGAGCACGGCAGGCGGCAACGCGGCTCCATCTGCTCCAGAGTCGCCGCCGCTTCCTCCTCTCGCACCCTCGGGGCGTTGCTGGCCGAGCAGACAGCGGGGACAGAGCTGTCCCCCCgcggggctgcagagctcctctggCCTGGAACTGCCCCCCTGCCACCTCCCCCGGGCCAGGGACGAGGCTGTCGCATCCcctggtgctgggcacagctgtcCTGCACCACGCTGTGCCCGCTGGAGCGCCCCAAATGTGGCACTGGCACCcccgaggagctgctgggagcggccctggccctgctccagctcagccgGGCACATCCCGACTCCCCCCGTGCCCTCTTcccatcagctctgctcccagccccgtccTGTGCTCAACAGCTGCTGCAcgccagggagctgctctcaccctgctgctgctgctgctgctttcgGCTGATTTTGCAGGGTCAGGGCCCAAAGCCGCCCGGGGCTCGGGGAGCAGGGAACTCgcttcccctgcagccccagcctggcccctgccctgctgccaggagctgtttTGTGCAGGAATAAATCATGGATGAGGCAGGAAAGAGCATCCATGAGCTCAGTTGAGCTCAAGAGCTGCTGAGGGTGATGTACAGGTGCCCCAGTGAGGGTTCCAAATTCCCTGTGAGCCATGGGCATCATTCCATCCACTATCACAGGCtaaagctgtaaaaataaaacattaagagtaaaatattttgaaatcttcaatattttcactttttaattgcCAGGCATTTGAATCAGATCTCTCAGAAGCTTCCTCTCACTGGTTTTGGCCTCACCTCCAGTCCCACAAACACACCTCTCCTGGGTTTTCCAACGTTACCCAggaattgttggggtttttggaaCATTTTCCTTCACGTGCCCTTCGAGCTGGGCCAGATCTGCACCACAAGGTCATGAAAGCAGGAGTGCCTGGCTGCCCCTGCCACTGATCAATCCCAAATCAATGCTCTCACAACCTTTCATTAAATCCCAACATTACTGAGCCCATTTAAAACACActtggggcagctccagccctgaggaaggggaggcagcagctccatccccccctgtgctgagaggcagcagctccatccccctcccagagctcccactgGGGCaccgttcccattcccaggcaCTTTGGAagtttatttctggaaaattcAGAAGTAACAAAATgctgagggaggagcagggacgTGGCCCAGGTGGGGACAGACCAACCCCAGCACCTGGAGTGGGgacaaagcagagaaagcaaaaggtgggagacagggagagggaaaagccaGTGGAACAATTGTATTTAAAAGGATCTTATGAGGCGGATGAGCAAAACAACATCACtgagaggagctgccagctggctcagggcaggTTTGAGGATCACTGCATCTCCCTCCCTGAAGTGCCCATTTTGGGAGGTGAGGGGGGGATGTTTCTTTGGCTTTCATGAAATGAGGGGGAGAAGGGCCATGACAGAGAGGTGGAGAGCTgattccagcctggctgggaggagCCTCGCCCTGCCCCACCCCGCAGCCCTCGGGAACAGTGGAGCCTTTAAGGAAAAGCCAAGGAAGCTGTGCCTGCGGGTCGGGGTGGTACAAGAGCTGCAGCCCGtgccaggcagtgccccaggggAAGGggacaatgccagctgtgcagctcctgggggctctgggcacctctgagcagcagcacgcTGGTGTGCCAGCTACACCCTGGTGTGCCAGCTTCACCCTGGTGACAGCTACACCCTGGTGACAGCTACACATCAGTGCCACAGCTACACATCAGTGTCACAGCTTCACCTCGGTGTACTCCACACCCTTGGatgccctggggctggagaagggccagaaatgtgttttcctcttctttggGTCCACGTTGACATAATCCATCCCAGTCTTCACGTTCTCGTAGtcctgggcagagcctggctcgGGACCTTTCCCTGGGAACACCAGGGATGTGTAATTGATGTTCTCCTCTGAGCCACGGCCCTGCAGGAGCAAAATGAAGCCCAGGTCAGGCCCCAGCACCCACCCAGGAGCCTTTGCCCTCAAGCCCATGTACCAATTCAGGGAATCgtggaatgggttgggttggaagggactttatGCCCGTGCCattccccctgccatggcagggacatcttccactgtcccaggctgctccaagccccgtccatcctggccttgggcactgccagggatccaggggcagccacagctgctctgggcaccctgtgccagggcctgcccaccctgagaGAGAAGATTTTGTTTCCTAATTTTCCTACAGTGCCCAGGGATGCTTCCCTCTGAATGGGGGACACTGGAACACTGCATGTGACAGGGGACGACAACCACCCCAGCCCTTATCTATG
This window contains:
- the AVPR1B gene encoding vasopressin V1b receptor — protein: MEPGWGWNSSQQSPPGHGQGLLSLPGDPNLTVLHTRDEELAKAEVGVLGTILAVATVGNLGVLLAMYRLRRKMSRMHLFILHLGLSDLGVAVFQVLPQLLWKVTYRFLGPDPLCRAVKYLQVLSMFASTYMLLVMTLDRYLAVCHPLQSLQQPSRQAYAMIGATWLLSCLLSLPQVFIFSLREVRPGSGVLDCWADFGYPWGARAYVTWTTLCVFVLPVGVLSVCYSLICHEICKNLKGKTQSGAPGTGGAGAGAPGGPGPAGKGGQPSRVSSVRTISRAKIRTVKMTFVIVAAYVTCWAPFFSVQMWSVWDRDAPDDESTNVAFSITMLLASLSSCCNPWIYLFFSGHLLQDAGRCRGCWGRPRAGLRRPNSTGSLCSRKTTILSHSHQAGVPLHGDSARELYPPCDEAVTESGTL